A section of the Paracoccaceae bacterium genome encodes:
- a CDS encoding thymidine kinase: MAKLYFHFSTMNAGKSTLLMQASHNYRERGMDTYLLTAQLDNRAGEGRIGSRIGIGVEADTYAPGDDLFERIRLRQGKGPVACVFLDEAQFLEPAQVWQLARAVDDLNVPIMCYGLRVDFRGELFPGSATLLALADEMREARTICHCGKKATMVVRQDADGNVLKDGAQVQIGGNETYVSLCRKHWREAVGDRKSQSPQA; this comes from the coding sequence ATGGCAAAGCTCTATTTCCATTTCTCTACCATGAACGCCGGCAAAAGCACCCTTTTGATGCAGGCAAGCCATAACTACCGTGAGCGTGGGATGGACACCTATCTGCTGACGGCGCAGCTGGACAACAGGGCTGGTGAAGGACGGATCGGCAGTCGCATCGGCATCGGGGTTGAGGCCGATACCTATGCACCGGGCGATGATCTGTTCGAAAGGATCAGGTTGCGCCAGGGCAAGGGCCCGGTTGCTTGCGTGTTCCTGGACGAGGCACAGTTTCTGGAACCCGCTCAGGTCTGGCAACTGGCCCGCGCCGTGGATGATCTGAATGTTCCGATCATGTGCTATGGGCTGCGCGTCGATTTTCGCGGAGAGCTTTTCCCCGGTTCTGCCACGCTTCTGGCGCTGGCCGATGAAATGCGCGAGGCGCGCACGATCTGCCATTGCGGCAAAAAGGCCACGATGGTGGTGCGACAGGATGCGGATGGCAACGTCCTGAAGGATGGCGCGCAGGTGCAGATTGGCGGCAACGAAACCTATGTTTCCCTTTGCCGGAAACACTGGCGAGAAGCTGTCGGAGATCGCAAAAGTCAGTCACCGCAGGCATGA
- a CDS encoding IS3 family transposase: protein MGQADPQRKPELLKAQGLTTGELRQAVIHTRQKLATSERRTCRVVGLARSSLQYRPAPKDDDALRLALIRLAKQYGRYGYRKVSELLRIEGWRVNHKKVERLWQEEGLQLPQRHRKRRRLYHKDSSIIRLRPTHPNHIWSIDFVHDKLSNGRSYKMLTVLDEYTRQALAVEVRSRMGAEDVLEALYPLLLCHGTPEYIRSDNGPEFVAKAMQEWLVRVGVRPIRIYPGSPWENGYNERFNGTLRHEILNAEWFTTTKQAQIVINHWLKQYNHTRPHQALNMRPPMPETLIRNGPELGG from the coding sequence ATTGGACAAGCTGATCCTCAAAGAAAGCCTGAACTACTTAAAGCCCAGGGCCTGACGACTGGGGAGCTCCGTCAGGCCGTTATTCATACGCGCCAAAAGCTCGCGACCTCGGAGCGGAGGACCTGCCGGGTCGTCGGTCTTGCGCGAAGCTCTCTGCAATATCGACCCGCGCCAAAAGACGATGATGCTCTACGGCTCGCTTTGATCCGCCTGGCCAAGCAATATGGGCGCTACGGCTATCGTAAAGTTTCGGAACTCCTGCGCATCGAGGGCTGGCGGGTCAATCATAAGAAGGTTGAGCGTCTCTGGCAGGAAGAAGGACTGCAACTCCCGCAGCGGCACAGGAAGCGCAGACGGCTTTATCACAAGGACAGCTCGATCATTCGCCTCAGGCCGACGCATCCGAACCACATCTGGAGCATCGACTTCGTTCACGACAAGCTCAGCAATGGCCGGAGCTACAAGATGCTGACCGTTCTGGATGAGTACACCCGGCAGGCCCTGGCCGTGGAAGTTCGCAGCAGGATGGGCGCCGAAGATGTTCTGGAGGCGCTATATCCGCTGCTCCTCTGCCATGGCACGCCGGAGTATATCCGCTCCGACAACGGCCCAGAGTTCGTAGCCAAGGCGATGCAGGAGTGGTTGGTTCGCGTTGGTGTTCGACCAATTAGAATCTATCCGGGGTCCCCTTGGGAAAACGGATACAACGAGAGGTTCAACGGCACTCTCCGGCACGAGATCCTCAACGCTGAATGGTTCACAACAACGAAACAGGCACAGATCGTCATCAATCATTGGCTTAAGCAGTACAACCACACACGTCCGCACCAGGCTCTGAACATGCGACCACCAATGCCAGAAACTCTAATCAGAAATGGCCCAGAACTTGGGGGCTAG
- a CDS encoding transposase → MARKRHSDEDVLKLLREIELKLTGGSDVASACRSVGISDATYYNWRKRFGGMGRSQLSEMRSLEKENGRLKKIVAELELDKLILKESLNYLKPRA, encoded by the coding sequence ATGGCACGGAAACGGCATTCGGACGAAGATGTATTGAAGCTGCTGCGTGAGATTGAGCTGAAGCTGACGGGAGGAAGTGACGTTGCATCGGCGTGTCGTAGCGTCGGCATCAGCGATGCGACATATTACAACTGGCGGAAACGGTTTGGTGGTATGGGACGGTCGCAGTTGTCGGAGATGCGCAGCCTGGAAAAGGAGAATGGGCGTCTCAAGAAGATCGTCGCTGAGCTTGAATTGGACAAGCTGATCCTCAAAGAAAGCCTGAACTACTTAAAGCCCAGGGCCTGA
- a CDS encoding transposase gives MVINHWLKQYNHTRPHQALNMRPPMPETLIRNGPELGG, from the coding sequence ATCGTCATCAATCATTGGCTTAAGCAGTACAACCACACACGTCCGCACCAGGCTCTGAACATGCGACCACCAATGCCAGAAACTCTAATCAGAAATGGCCCAGAACTTGGGGGCTAG
- a CDS encoding glycosyltransferase, with protein sequence MLHLRSEWDKQMPTALNDFRAIRFANQRKGHPGPYLVPLFSKMQRLKYATLAILWVLSISYFWAWWLQPEHVISTPRFVILSLALGWATFLECYFLTVLLRSRRPANRLGELFGSRVAMIVTKTPSEPFDIVRVTLEAMLAQDYPHDTWLADEDPSPETIAWCAERGVQISTRKDRQDYHRSEWPRRTRCKEGNLAFFYDHYGYEQYDFVIQMDADHVPQESYLREMLKPFADKEVGYVSGPSICASNRADSWAARTRLYRESMFHGVLQAGYSNGMAPMCIGSHYAVRTAALREVGGLGPELAEDHSTSMIMNAGGWRGVHSLDAIAIGAGPANITDMITQEFQWSRSLVTLLLRYTPTYFKRLRPALKFQFIFSQLWYPISALFMLVMYAAPIYAIVFTAPFAAVTYPAFIGHLLPAGLLFLIIAYVIKRDGFYRPNSAAFMSWEKALFPCLQWPWVFWGCAMAIFDSISGRFVDFRITPKGDSQKINLSWRVILPYFVLAIGALVPVFLAPNPQTIPGFFVLSIMNAALFGTIFLIIVWDYLRTTMLTDSINPIVAGKLAMAAVVLIAMMSSAIWMRGRDSIFALVSSPQVLGHF encoded by the coding sequence ATGCTGCACCTACGTTCGGAATGGGACAAGCAGATGCCGACTGCGCTTAACGATTTCAGGGCGATCCGCTTCGCAAACCAGCGCAAAGGCCATCCCGGGCCTTACCTGGTCCCCCTATTCAGCAAGATGCAGCGTCTGAAATATGCGACTCTGGCTATCCTGTGGGTCCTGAGCATTTCGTATTTCTGGGCGTGGTGGCTCCAGCCTGAGCATGTAATATCAACTCCGCGTTTCGTGATACTCAGCCTTGCGCTGGGATGGGCGACGTTTCTGGAATGCTATTTTCTAACCGTTCTATTAAGGTCGCGCAGACCAGCAAACAGACTGGGCGAGCTGTTTGGGTCCCGCGTTGCCATGATCGTGACGAAGACGCCATCAGAACCGTTTGATATCGTGCGCGTCACTTTGGAAGCCATGCTGGCGCAAGATTACCCGCACGACACATGGCTGGCTGACGAGGATCCATCCCCTGAAACGATAGCCTGGTGTGCTGAACGAGGTGTGCAGATTTCGACCCGAAAGGACCGTCAGGATTATCACCGGTCTGAATGGCCGCGGCGCACACGCTGCAAGGAAGGCAACCTGGCGTTCTTTTATGACCACTATGGATACGAACAGTACGACTTCGTCATTCAAATGGATGCCGACCACGTCCCGCAGGAGTCTTATTTGCGCGAGATGCTCAAGCCATTCGCCGACAAGGAAGTCGGTTATGTCAGTGGACCCAGTATCTGTGCAAGCAATCGGGCCGATAGCTGGGCGGCAAGAACGCGGCTGTACCGGGAATCAATGTTCCACGGGGTCCTGCAGGCGGGGTATTCCAACGGGATGGCTCCGATGTGCATCGGTTCACACTATGCGGTACGCACAGCAGCGCTGCGGGAAGTCGGCGGACTGGGACCGGAATTGGCCGAAGATCACTCAACCTCAATGATCATGAATGCCGGTGGTTGGCGCGGCGTCCACTCGCTTGATGCGATCGCCATAGGCGCGGGACCGGCCAATATCACAGACATGATCACGCAGGAATTCCAGTGGTCGCGCAGTTTGGTCACATTGCTCTTGCGGTATACACCGACATATTTCAAGCGGCTGAGACCCGCGCTGAAGTTCCAGTTCATATTCTCACAGCTCTGGTATCCGATTTCGGCGCTTTTCATGTTGGTCATGTACGCCGCACCTATCTATGCTATCGTTTTCACAGCACCCTTTGCTGCGGTCACCTACCCAGCATTCATAGGCCACCTGCTGCCCGCAGGATTATTGTTTCTGATCATAGCATACGTGATCAAACGCGATGGCTTCTACCGACCGAACTCGGCTGCGTTCATGAGCTGGGAAAAAGCGCTGTTTCCATGTCTTCAGTGGCCCTGGGTGTTTTGGGGATGCGCGATGGCGATCTTTGACAGCATTTCCGGCAGGTTCGTCGATTTTCGCATCACACCCAAAGGAGATTCACAGAAAATTAACCTTTCCTGGCGTGTGATCTTGCCATATTTCGTACTCGCAATCGGAGCGTTGGTCCCGGTTTTTCTTGCGCCTAACCCACAGACAATCCCGGGCTTCTTCGTATTGTCCATCATGAACGCGGCTTTGTTCGGAACAATATTTCTGATAATCGTGTGGGACTACTTACGGACCACAATGTTAACGGATTCGATCAATCCAATCGTTGCTGGAAAACTGGCTATGGCCGCTGTTGTTTTGATTGCAATGATGTCATCAGCGATCTGGATGCGTGGACGTGACAGCATTTTCGCACTAGTGTCTAGCCCCCAAGTTCTGGGCCATTTCTGA
- the galE gene encoding UDP-glucose 4-epimerase GalE — translation MKPVIVTGGAGFIGSHTCKRIAEAGYLPVTVDNLSTGHADHAKWGPLCHVDVRNSDAMCDVIQAHGAKTVIHFAASAYVGESVVDPLKYYDNNVGGMLAVMDAARKSGVESFIFSSSCATYGIPNQLPISEEAEQNPINPYGRTKLVCEQMLRDVSAAHGIRHAILRYFNAAGCDPSGDLSERHDPETHLIPLALRAAFGLTAPLEVFGTDYDTPDGTCIRDYIHVSDLADGHLAALKHLEDAGDSISINLGTGSGCSILEVLSAIEQATGRKVPVRFGARREGDPAALVADVSKANRILGFKTRYSDIDTIVKHAAPTFGMGQADADCA, via the coding sequence ATGAAACCCGTCATCGTTACCGGCGGTGCTGGCTTTATTGGCAGTCACACGTGCAAGCGGATTGCAGAGGCCGGATACCTGCCGGTTACGGTCGATAACCTGAGCACCGGTCATGCCGACCATGCGAAATGGGGGCCGCTGTGCCATGTCGATGTTCGAAATTCTGACGCGATGTGCGATGTCATTCAGGCGCATGGCGCCAAGACCGTCATACATTTCGCGGCATCTGCATATGTAGGCGAATCCGTAGTCGACCCGTTGAAATACTACGACAACAATGTCGGCGGAATGCTTGCAGTGATGGATGCCGCCCGCAAGTCTGGCGTTGAGAGTTTCATTTTTAGCAGCAGCTGCGCGACCTACGGGATTCCAAACCAGCTTCCTATTTCTGAGGAAGCCGAGCAGAATCCAATTAACCCGTATGGGCGGACCAAGTTGGTATGCGAACAAATGCTCCGCGACGTGTCCGCGGCACACGGTATTCGCCACGCTATCTTGCGCTATTTCAACGCCGCAGGGTGCGACCCAAGCGGTGATTTGAGCGAGCGTCATGACCCCGAAACTCATTTGATACCACTGGCACTCCGTGCCGCGTTCGGGCTTACCGCGCCGCTTGAGGTGTTTGGCACTGACTACGACACGCCCGACGGCACCTGCATTCGTGATTATATCCACGTTTCTGATCTTGCAGATGGACATCTGGCCGCTCTGAAGCATCTAGAAGACGCTGGAGACAGCATCTCGATCAACCTTGGTACTGGCAGTGGCTGTAGTATTCTGGAAGTTCTTTCCGCGATAGAACAGGCCACCGGCAGGAAGGTTCCCGTAAGATTCGGGGCCAGGCGCGAGGGCGACCCTGCAGCGCTTGTTGCGGACGTTTCGAAGGCAAACAGGATACTTGGGTTCAAAACTCGGTACTCCGACATCGATACAATCGTCAAACATGCTGCACCTACGTTCGGAATGGGACAAGCAGATGCCGACTGCGCTTAA
- a CDS encoding NAD-dependent epimerase/dehydratase family protein, producing the protein MKTVLIAGGAGFLGSWLCDSLIASGCRVICLDNLQTGAHENIAHLRSNPNFRFLRHDVIDEIVISENIDEIYNLACAASPPRYQADPIHTFKTNIWGSMNLLELARLHDAKILQASTSEVYGDPEVSVQSESYFGNVNTFGPRSCYDEGKRAAETLFHDFHHQHGVKAKIVRIFNTYGPRMDINDGRVVSNFIVQALRGDAITVYGNGEQTRSFCYCDDLIAGLLALMATDDDVTGPVNIGNPIEITMLELAQHVIQLTGSRSSLVYRELPQDDPKKRRPDISLAAKALGWQPKVGLAEGLESTITYFRGKLVEELQTRCVEAAE; encoded by the coding sequence ATGAAAACTGTCCTGATCGCGGGCGGCGCTGGCTTCCTGGGCTCTTGGTTGTGCGATTCTCTTATCGCAAGCGGTTGCCGCGTCATCTGCCTCGACAATCTTCAGACAGGCGCGCATGAGAACATTGCTCATTTGCGGTCAAACCCGAATTTCCGGTTTCTTAGGCATGATGTGATTGATGAGATTGTGATCTCTGAAAACATCGACGAAATCTATAACCTTGCCTGCGCGGCCTCACCGCCAAGATATCAGGCTGATCCAATCCACACGTTCAAAACGAATATCTGGGGTTCGATGAACCTGCTGGAACTGGCTCGTCTGCATGATGCGAAGATTCTGCAAGCCTCGACATCAGAAGTCTATGGTGATCCGGAGGTCTCAGTTCAGTCTGAATCATATTTCGGCAACGTTAATACATTCGGACCACGCTCCTGCTATGATGAAGGAAAGCGTGCCGCCGAGACGTTGTTTCATGATTTCCATCATCAACATGGTGTGAAGGCCAAGATCGTAAGGATCTTTAATACCTATGGTCCACGTATGGACATTAACGATGGGCGGGTCGTCTCAAACTTTATTGTTCAGGCGCTTCGGGGTGATGCAATAACCGTTTACGGTAATGGCGAACAAACGCGTTCATTCTGCTATTGTGATGATCTGATCGCTGGCCTCCTGGCTTTGATGGCCACTGACGATGACGTGACCGGGCCGGTGAATATCGGGAACCCAATCGAGATAACGATGTTGGAACTGGCGCAGCACGTCATTCAATTGACCGGATCAAGATCATCGCTGGTCTATCGCGAATTGCCGCAGGATGACCCCAAAAAACGTCGTCCGGATATCAGTCTTGCTGCGAAGGCATTGGGCTGGCAGCCAAAAGTCGGGTTGGCAGAGGGTCTCGAAAGCACCATCACCTATTTCCGAGGCAAGCTGGTCGAAGAGTTGCAGACACGTTGCGTTGAGGCGGCCGAATGA
- a CDS encoding 5-methyltetrahydropteroyltriglutamate--homocysteine methyltransferase — translation MPIKTTCIGAYPKPDYVPIKDWFQVQLGLTSTSGEVTRRATRSAAQEDANDDALYQKATHAAVGDQIECGVDIPTDGEQRRENYIHYHCRHLTGFDFHDLTSRVLRDGAYEAELPTIRGKIEPDGSHFLDRDYRQAQAASDRPVKITVPGPTTIIDTCADDFYGDERALAFDLADALNFEVRALADAGCTHIQIDEPLFARNTQRALNFGVECLERCFDGLPDTVTRVMHMCCGYPGHLDDHTYHKADPQSYFRLAGPLDRSSVDQVSIEDAHRHNDLTLLERFPNTTVIFGAVAIAQSQVEPAEQIAQRLGAALEHIDRDRLIAAPDCGLAMLGRDLAMAKLTHLCLAAAAV, via the coding sequence GTGCCCATAAAAACCACCTGCATCGGTGCCTATCCGAAACCTGACTATGTCCCGATCAAAGACTGGTTCCAGGTTCAGCTTGGCTTGACCTCAACATCGGGCGAGGTGACGCGCCGGGCGACCAGATCTGCAGCGCAGGAAGACGCGAACGACGACGCCCTGTATCAGAAGGCGACACATGCGGCTGTTGGCGATCAGATCGAATGCGGTGTCGACATACCGACCGACGGAGAGCAGCGGCGCGAAAACTACATTCACTACCATTGCCGCCATCTGACGGGCTTCGATTTCCATGACCTGACCAGCCGCGTCCTGCGGGATGGCGCTTATGAGGCCGAGTTGCCGACAATCCGGGGCAAGATTGAACCGGACGGCAGTCATTTTCTGGACCGGGATTATCGGCAGGCCCAGGCGGCCAGCGACCGGCCCGTCAAGATTACCGTGCCGGGACCAACGACGATCATAGATACCTGTGCGGATGACTTTTATGGCGATGAACGCGCGCTTGCCTTCGATCTGGCCGACGCGCTGAATTTCGAGGTTCGCGCCCTTGCCGATGCCGGCTGCACCCATATCCAGATTGATGAGCCCTTGTTTGCCCGCAACACGCAACGGGCGCTCAACTTCGGGGTTGAATGCCTGGAGCGTTGTTTCGACGGTCTGCCAGACACCGTTACACGGGTCATGCACATGTGCTGTGGCTATCCCGGCCACCTGGACGACCACACATATCACAAGGCCGACCCGCAGAGTTATTTTCGATTGGCCGGGCCGCTTGATCGTTCAAGCGTCGACCAGGTGTCGATTGAAGACGCGCACCGGCACAATGATCTGACCCTGCTTGAAAGATTTCCGAACACAACGGTCATCTTCGGGGCCGTTGCCATCGCCCAAAGCCAGGTGGAACCGGCCGAACAGATTGCGCAACGCCTTGGCGCTGCGCTTGAACATATCGACCGTGACCGCCTGATTGCCGCCCCGGATTGTGGTTTGGCGATGCTGGGGCGGGATCTGGCGATGGCAAAACTGACACATCTGTGTCTGGCGGCTGCGGCCGTCTGA
- a CDS encoding tripartite tricarboxylate transporter permease: MEVLGLLGDGMWQALQPLNLMLILIGVTLGLFIGAMPGLGSVNGVAILLPITFLVPPGSAIIFLAAIYYGAMYGGAISSITLGIPGASTAVATTFDGRPLALSGRASLALVTAALASFIGGSVANLLFTGFAPLLASVALSFGPPEIFALMLLAFATFVGLGGDDIPKTIFSICIGLVFAAVGFDKITGTPRLVFFDISGFLHGINFLVLAIGVYGIGEMLWTLDSTRGKITKSDAKMSVKGIVSDSKEGMRRGWKGTAIGSFLGFFVGILPAAGATPGSLMSYGVAKMVARKPEEFGKGHPGGVAAPEAANNSASTGSMLPMLTLGIPGSPTTAILLGGMVIWGLTPGPRLFVDQSEFVWGLIGSFYVSNFFALVINLAFIPLFIWMLRMPFTVLAPLIFVLSVVGGYAATRDMHDVWLMLGFGIGAFFLRKFDYPLAPAVLAIVLGPIAEQTLRQSLLMSKGDPMIFVDLVNRPIATPITIIAIILILLPLFKYIRDRRRGTAQTPSG, translated from the coding sequence ATGGAAGTTCTGGGTCTTCTTGGCGATGGCATGTGGCAGGCGTTACAACCGCTGAACCTAATGCTCATCCTGATCGGTGTGACACTGGGCCTGTTCATTGGCGCGATGCCAGGGCTGGGTTCGGTCAACGGGGTCGCGATCCTGCTGCCGATCACCTTTCTGGTGCCACCGGGATCAGCGATCATCTTCCTTGCCGCAATCTATTACGGGGCGATGTATGGGGGCGCGATCAGTTCGATCACGCTGGGGATACCCGGGGCCTCGACCGCCGTCGCAACAACCTTTGACGGACGACCGCTGGCGTTGAGTGGACGCGCCAGCCTGGCGCTTGTCACAGCCGCATTGGCGTCATTCATCGGCGGATCGGTGGCCAACCTGTTGTTCACCGGCTTTGCGCCGCTGCTTGCTTCGGTCGCGCTCAGCTTTGGTCCGCCTGAGATCTTTGCCCTGATGTTGCTGGCCTTTGCCACCTTCGTGGGTCTGGGCGGTGATGACATCCCGAAGACCATATTCTCGATCTGTATCGGATTGGTCTTTGCAGCTGTCGGGTTCGACAAGATCACCGGCACGCCGCGGCTGGTGTTCTTCGACATCTCTGGCTTCCTGCACGGCATCAATTTCCTGGTGTTGGCCATCGGTGTCTATGGCATCGGAGAGATGCTGTGGACGCTGGATTCGACGCGCGGCAAAATTACCAAATCCGATGCGAAGATGTCCGTCAAAGGCATCGTGAGCGATTCCAAGGAAGGCATGAGACGCGGCTGGAAGGGCACCGCAATCGGGTCGTTCCTGGGCTTCTTCGTGGGCATCCTGCCCGCCGCAGGCGCCACGCCCGGTTCACTGATGTCCTATGGCGTGGCCAAAATGGTCGCCCGTAAACCGGAAGAGTTCGGCAAGGGCCACCCGGGCGGTGTCGCCGCGCCTGAGGCTGCAAACAACTCGGCTTCGACCGGGTCGATGCTGCCGATGTTGACGCTGGGCATCCCTGGCTCCCCCACCACGGCGATCCTGTTGGGTGGCATGGTGATCTGGGGTCTGACCCCGGGTCCGCGCCTGTTTGTTGACCAATCCGAGTTTGTCTGGGGTCTGATCGGGTCCTTCTATGTGTCGAACTTCTTTGCGCTGGTGATCAACCTTGCGTTCATCCCGCTGTTCATCTGGATGTTGCGGATGCCGTTCACGGTGCTGGCCCCGTTAATCTTCGTTCTGTCGGTGGTGGGCGGCTATGCCGCGACGCGCGACATGCATGATGTCTGGCTGATGCTTGGCTTTGGCATCGGTGCGTTCTTTTTGCGGAAATTCGACTATCCTCTGGCACCGGCTGTTCTGGCTATCGTCCTTGGCCCGATTGCCGAACAGACCTTGCGGCAATCGCTGCTGATGTCCAAAGGCGATCCGATGATCTTTGTTGACCTTGTCAACCGGCCCATCGCCACACCCATCACGATCATCGCGATCATCCTGATCCTGTTGCCGCTGTTCAAATACATTCGCGACCGGCGGCGCGGGACGGCGCAGACGCCATCGGGGTAA
- a CDS encoding tripartite tricarboxylate transporter TctB family protein, with amino-acid sequence MRLGEIITAGVLALFSIFLMYYSAQLPIGYEQGRGPGGGAWPFWLSAIMLVTTGFIAWNWYRKTSPPSQSEEPVLDGYGWKMFAQVGGGLLGFIILIDIISMYGAMAVFLLYYVRFLGKHSWTLTLILAIALPIAFFFFFEGLMRITMPSGMSFTGPFYDIMYEIIY; translated from the coding sequence ATGCGGCTGGGTGAAATCATAACAGCGGGTGTTCTGGCCCTCTTCTCGATCTTTCTGATGTACTACAGTGCCCAGTTGCCAATCGGTTATGAACAAGGCCGGGGGCCTGGCGGCGGCGCATGGCCCTTCTGGTTGTCGGCCATCATGCTGGTGACCACCGGCTTCATCGCCTGGAACTGGTACCGAAAAACCTCACCCCCATCACAGTCCGAAGAACCGGTGCTGGATGGGTACGGGTGGAAGATGTTCGCGCAAGTCGGCGGCGGCCTTCTGGGCTTTATCATCCTGATCGACATCATCTCGATGTATGGCGCAATGGCCGTGTTCCTGCTGTACTACGTTCGGTTTTTGGGCAAGCACTCTTGGACGTTAACCCTGATCCTGGCGATTGCCCTGCCGATCGCCTTCTTTTTCTTCTTCGAAGGCTTGATGCGGATCACCATGCCATCAGGGATGTCCTTCACCGGACCGTTCTACGACATTATGTACGAAATCATCTACTAA
- a CDS encoding tripartite tricarboxylate transporter substrate binding protein — protein MLTRRTLMAAAGAAAITFGAAPTVQAASHAFEPTKPIDFVIMAGAGGGADQIARFIQSVAEKMDLTTRPLVPNNKGGGSGAEALIALNTASDPDHTILVTLNSFFATPLRQEGLGIDIQTFTPVAMMGVDPFVLWVHKDSGITTFEQWLDVVKEADGDYIMGGTGSGQEDSTVIAWMEGTYDISINYIPYDGGGAVAKDLAGQQIKASVNNPAEAKGFYESGDVLPLIAFSDERLAAYPDVRTVKELGNDFSYYNQRAVVGAPGMSDAAAAYYQDLFKTIYDTEEWQGYMASESLSPLWLDADEQRAYWATQVQNHKDLFAAMGG, from the coding sequence ATGCTTACCAGACGTACACTTATGGCAGCCGCTGGGGCCGCCGCGATCACCTTTGGCGCTGCGCCGACGGTGCAGGCTGCAAGCCACGCATTCGAGCCGACAAAGCCAATTGACTTTGTTATCATGGCCGGTGCCGGTGGTGGTGCTGACCAGATCGCGCGTTTCATTCAGTCGGTCGCCGAAAAGATGGACCTGACGACACGTCCGTTGGTGCCGAACAACAAGGGCGGAGGCTCGGGCGCGGAAGCACTGATCGCGCTGAACACGGCTTCTGATCCGGATCACACGATCCTGGTGACGCTGAACTCGTTCTTTGCCACTCCGCTGCGCCAGGAAGGCCTGGGCATCGACATCCAGACCTTTACGCCGGTCGCAATGATGGGCGTGGATCCCTTTGTACTTTGGGTCCACAAGGACAGCGGCATCACCACGTTCGAGCAGTGGCTGGACGTCGTGAAAGAAGCCGATGGCGATTACATCATGGGTGGCACCGGGTCTGGTCAGGAAGATTCGACCGTCATCGCCTGGATGGAGGGTACCTATGACATCTCCATCAACTACATCCCCTACGATGGTGGTGGTGCGGTTGCCAAAGACCTGGCTGGTCAGCAGATCAAAGCCTCGGTCAACAACCCGGCAGAGGCCAAAGGCTTCTACGAGTCCGGCGACGTTTTGCCGCTGATCGCCTTCTCGGACGAGCGTTTGGCAGCCTATCCGGATGTCCGCACCGTCAAGGAACTGGGCAACGACTTCAGCTACTACAACCAGCGTGCTGTTGTTGGCGCACCGGGCATGTCCGATGCGGCGGCTGCTTACTATCAGGATCTGTTCAAGACCATCTACGACACTGAAGAGTGGCAGGGCTATATGGCTTCCGAAAGCCTGTCGCCTCTGTGGCTGGATGCCGATGAACAGCGTGCTTACTGGGCCACCCAGGTTCAGAACCACAAAGACCTGTTCGCAGCAATGGGCGGCTAA